The window TTTTTCGCGACGTCGTTCCATCGAGGACGGAATGCGCAGCGATTCCCGATACTTCGCTACGGTGCGGCGGGCGATGTCGATGCCGCTATCCTTCAGCTTGGCGACGATCGCATCATCCGAGAGCACATCCCTTGGCGCTTCCTCGTCGATCATCTGCTTGATGCGGTGGCGCACGGCCTCGGCCGAATGCGCCTCGCCATAGCCGGTTGCGGCAATCGCGGCGGAAAAGAAGTACTTCATCTCGAAGACACCACGCGAGCAGGCGAGGTATTTGTTCGAGGTGACGCGCGAGACGGTCGATTCATGCATGCCGATCGCATCGGCGACCGTCTTCAGATTGAGCGGGCGCAAATGCTCGACACCATGGGCGAAGAAGCCGTCCTGCTGGCGCACGATCTCGCTGGCGACCTTGAGGATGGTACGGGCGCGCTGCTCGAGCGAGCGGGTCAGCCAGTTCGCCGTCTGCAGGCATTCGGCGATGAAGGCCTTGTCCGCATCGCTGCGTGCTACCTTCGAGACACGAGCGTGATAGGTCTGGTTCACCAGCACCCGCGGCAGCGTGTCGGGGTTGAGATCGACCAGCCAGGAGCCGTCCGGCGCGGCACGGATGAAGACGTCCGGCACCACAGTCTCCGCCGCCGAGCCGCCAAAGGCGCGTCCGGGCTTGGGATCGAGCCGCCTGATCTCGGCGACCATGTCGGCGATGTCCTCGTCGTCGACGCCGCAAATCCGCTTGAGGGCGGCGTAGTCGCGCTTGGCGACCAGCGGCAGGTTGGCGATGAGGGCCTGCATGGCCGGATCGTAGCGGTTGCGGTCACGCAGCTGGATCGCCAGGCATTCGCTGACGTCGCGGGCAGCGACGCCACTCGGGTCGAAGCCTTGGACGACAGTGAGCACTGCCTCGACCCTGACAAGATCGACGCCGAGGCGCTCGGCGATATCGGGCAGCGGCTCCGTCAGGTAACCGGAATCGTCGACGCCATCGATAATGTGGCTGCCGATCAGCCGCTCCGCCGGCGCGGTGATCGCGAGATCGAGCTGGGCGCTGAGATGATCGTGCAGCGAGAGCTCGCTGGTCAGGCCATTTTCGAAGCCCTCCGGCCCCTCCTCGAAGGAGCCGCCAGAGCCGCCATAACTCCCGCCGATGATCGGCAGGCTGTCGGCCCCTTGCGTCTCGAGCCGCGCCGCCTGCGGTTGCTCGTTCTGGAAGACGTTGTCGAGCCCGGTGCCAAGCCTGCCTTCCATGCCTTCCTGGGTGTTGAGGCTCTCGGCGCGAGCGTAGGTTTCTGCGTCGGCTGTATGCGGGCTTTCACCCGCGCCATTCAGCAAGCCCGGCTCCGGAGCCTCGTCGCTGCGTTCGAGCAGCGGATTGCGCTCGAGTTCGCCCTCGACGAAGCTCTGCAGTTCAAGATGGGAGAGCTGGAGCAGCTTGATCGCCTGCAGCAATTGCGGCGTCATCACCAAGGACTGGCCCTGGCGCAGCTCCATGCGTGGCATCATCGCCATCGCGACCCTGACTCCTCAGCCTGCGGCAATTCGGCACGGTTCTTGCCTGTCAGCCAGACTAGCCGGAGGCCGCGGCGGCGTCAAAGCTCTTCGGGGGCTTTCGCCCCGGGAAGTTAATGCGCTGCAACATCGGCAGGCAGAGCGCCCACCGATTCCGCTCAGAGCCGGAAGTCCTCGCCGAGATAGACGCGGCGGACATCGGCATTGGCGATGATCTCGGCCGGCGAGCCTTCGGTCAGCACACGACCCGAATGGATGATGTAGGCGCGGTCGACGAGGCCCAGAGTCTCGCGGACATTGTGGTCGGTGATCAGCACGCCGATGCCGCGATCGGTCAATTGCCGCACCAGCTCCTGGATGTCGCCGACCGCGATCGGGTCGATACCGGCGAAGGGCTCGTCGAGCAGGATGAACGAGGGGCGGCCGGCGAGCGCGCGGGCGATCTCGCAGCGCCGCCGCTCGCCGCCCGAGAGCGCGATCGAGGGCGCCTTGCGCAGGCGGGCGATGTTGAACTCGTCGAGCAGCTTGTCGAGCTCGCGTTCGCGCTTTTTGCGGTTCGGCTCGACCACCTCCAGCACGGCGCGGATATTGTCCTCGACCGAGAGGCCGCGGAAGATCGAGGCCTCCTGCGGCAGGTAGCCGATGCCGAGCCGGGCGCGTTGGTACATCGGCAGGGTGGTGATGTCGTTCCCTTCGAGCGAGATCACGCCCATATCGGCGCTGACCAGGCCGGTGATCATGTAGAAGATCGTGGTCTTGCCGGCGCCGTTCGGCCCGAGCAGGCCGACCGCCTCGCCGTTGCGAACATAGAGCGAGGCCTCGCTCACGACGTTGCGGGCACCATAGGTCTTGCGCAGGCCGCTGACGGCCAGGATACCGCTGCCGCCGACAGCACTCGCGATGGGACCAGGCTGCACGTCCTCTTCAGGCGCCAGCTTGTCCTTGCCCTTGCCGAAGAGCCCGCCGAGCCTGGTGAACAGGCCAGAGCGCGCCGCCGGCGCCTTGGCCGGCCGCGTTACGCCGGGCTGCGCCTGCTGGCCAGCCGCCGGAGGAGGAGAAAGAGACACCGTCACAGGAAAAAGCGCGAGCTGCTGGCGTTCGACATGGGTCCGCTCTGGTATGCGAGGCGCGCCCAACTGGCAACGCCTTCCTGCGGCCGCCCCAGCCGCAAAGGAATTCAGTTGGTCGGTGCGGCCGCCGGTTTGGCTCCCGCCTTGTTGTCCTTGCCGGCCTCTCCCGAGTTCGGCACGAAGAAGCCCTGGACGCGGCCCTTCGAGGTCACGTTGGCGACGCCGGTCTGGGTATCGTAGACGAGCTGGTCGCCCCGCGTGATGTTCGGGCCATCGTTCAACGCGACATTGCCGGTCATGATCACTTTGTTGTTGGCGCGGTCGAAGACGGCGTTGTCCGAGGTCGCAGCCTGCGTCTTCGAGACGACGGTCACAGGACCAGCGCATTCGATACGCTTGATCGCGCCGTCATTGCCCTGACCCTGGCCCTGCGCGGCCGGCTGAGCCGGCTTCGGCGTGCCGCCCTGGCCACGGCCTTCGTAGAACACCGTCATTACCGAGCAGCGCACGGTGGTCTCGCCCTGCACGGCGACGACATTGCCGGAGAAGACCGCCTTGTTGTCCTTGTCGAGCACATCGAGCTTGTTCGCATCGATCTTGATCGGCTCCTTGCTGTCGCCGCCCATGCCGCCGAAGGGCGAGCCCGGCGCGCCGCCACGCGCCTTGGCAGGCTTGGCAGCCGGCTGCTGAGCGAATGTCGCCGTCGCGAGCGCTGGCGCGATCAGAACAGCGAGAGCAAGAACGAAGGGTTTCATCGGTGACCTGTGGTTGACCTGCATGGCTCGGTACGATGATCTCACGGCTTCGCAGTAGAACGAAGGGCTTCGAGGTTCGGCGTGCTGCCTTCGCGCTCCGGCCCCGCGAGGCTGCGCGCCGGTGCATTCTCGATCAGGACATGCACGCGGCCTTCGAAAGTGATCAGCGCTCCATTGTCCTTCACGTCGAGCGTGTCGGCGTCGACCGTGGTGGTGCCGAGATTGACCTTGACCGGCTCGCGCGAGTTGACCGTTCCGCCCTTGAAGTCGACATCGGCCGTTCGCATGCGGACATCATAGCCCGACTCGGTGCGGATCTTCACATCGTCGACCAGCTTCAGCTTTTCCTTCTGCTGATCGAAATGGCCGCTCTGGGCGTTGATGTTGATCCAGCCCTCGTTCTTCATCAGCACGCGGGCCGTCATCTTGACCAGCTCGATCTGCGTCGGATTGCGCACGTCCTGCAGCGCCGAATCGGCCGTGACCTCGTAGGGGCTATTGTCCTTGCGGTAGCCGGCGAGCTTCGGAGCCTCCATCACGACCTTGCCGCCCGACAGGCTGATTCCGCCCAGTGAGACATTGCCGACCTGACGCAACGGATTGAAGAAGGGGACGACGATCAGGCCGACCACCGCGACGACGGCTCCGACCGGGATCAGCCGCCGCAGCAAGCGCACGAGTGCAGAATGCCGGCGCGCCGCCTGGAAGGCACGCTGCCGGATCTGCGCCCGCATCGCTGCCGGGCTTCGTGTCTCAGGGGTCGTGATCGCCAAGGTCATGCCCGCCAATTGCCAGCCGCCAGCGGCTTTTTCATGTCGAACCGGCGCGTCCCAACAGGCGCGCGCGACCGGTTCGGCAGCCGCTCGGCGAATAGCTTAGTTCAGATAACTCAACTTTACGTATGTGCGAAGATGTCGACCTCGGGCCAGCCGGCGAGATCGAGCTCGGCGCGCGTCGGCAGGAAATCGAAGCAGGCCTTGGCGAGATGCCCGCGCCCCTCGCGCTCCAGCATCACGTCGAGCTTCGCTTTCAAGGCATGAAGATGCAGCACGTCGGCTGCGGCATAGCCGAGCTGCGCTTCGGTCAACGTCTCGGCGCCCCAATCCGAGGACTGCTGCTGCTTGGACAAGTCGACGCCGAGTAGCTCCCGGACCAGATCCTTCAGACCGTGCCGGTCGGTATAGGTGCGTACCAGCTTGGAGGCGATCTTGGTGCAGTAGACCGGCGCGGTGACGACCTCGAACGCCTTTTCCAGCGCAGCGATGTCGAAACGGGCGAAGTGAAAGAGCTTCAATACGCCGGGATCGGCAAGGACGCGGCAGAGATTGGCCGGCGCCGGCGCATCTTTCGGAATCTGCACGACATCGGCGGTGCCGTCGCCGCGCGAGAGCTGAACCACGCAGAGCCGGTCGCGCTGCGGGTTAAGCCCCAGGGTCTCGGTGTCGATCGCCAGGATCGGCCCAGGCTGGAACCCCTCCGGCAGATCGCCGCGATGCAGACGAATGGTCATGCCCAAAACCTCGCTCGGCAGCGCCGCGCGCCGCTCAATCAACCCGCCATCCGCCAGTCACGCCGAATGGCTTCCTCAGAATTCCGGAGAACGCTTCGCAGCTAGCGGCGCGCCCGGCCGCATTCAAGCTTTTTCTCTGGCAACACAACCGGTTCGGGCGCATTAACCTTTTATTAAGCATATGCTTCATTCGAGCGTGCGGGCATGCAAGGATGCGGAATCGGAGCCTGACGCATGTCCGCAATCCGCCTGTTCACCGATCTCGACGGCCGCATCGGCCTACGCCAGTTCTGGCTTGGCAGTATCGCGCTCGCACTCTGCCTGCTGGCGATCCAGTGGGGCGCACCGCGCCTGACTGACAGGCACAGTGCGGCGATGATTGTCGCCTTCGCCAACACCTTCGCCCTATTTCCCTGGGCTGCCTTAGCTGCCAAGCGCGCCACCGACCGCGGCGGCTCGTCGCTCTTCGGCATATTGCTGATCTGCGCCATCGTCCTGCCGCGGGAACTGCAACCGCTGCTCGGCTATGCCTGGGCGCCTTCGCTGGTCGCGATCTCGACGATGGCCTGGCTGGTCGCGCTGATCGATCTCGGCCTGATGCCGGGCATCAACCCAGATGCGACGCTTGCGGAGCAAGAAGGGGCTGCTAAACGGGCATCATGAGCCCGAACGCGCCCGCCCTCCTCGACTTCGATCCCGCCGACCCGATCGCCCTCACCCAGGCTCTGGTGCGCTGTCCTTCGGTGACGCCAGTAGAAGGCGGCGCGCTCGCGTTGCTCGGCGCCGTGCTGAGCGCCGAGGGCTTCAGCGTCGAGCGCCCGATCTTCTCCGAGCCCGGCATGCCGGACATCGAAAACCTCTATGCCCGCATCGGCAGCGAGGGACCGGTCCTCGTCATCGCCGGCCATACCGATGTCGTGCCACCCGGTGATCTCGCCGCCTGGACACGTGATCCCTTCGCCGCCGAGATCGTCGATGGCGTCCTCTATGGTCGCGGCGCCTGCGACATGAAGGGCGGGCTCGCGGCCATGGTCGCTGGCGCGATCCGCTATCGCCGCAAGAACCCGCAGGCGCCCGGCTCGATCTCCTTCCTCGTCACCGGCGACGAGGAAGGAGCGGCCGTCAACGGCACGGTCAAGCTGCTCGCCTGGGCCGATCAGCGCGGCGAGCGCTTCGACCATTGCCTGCTCGGCGAGCCGACCAATCCGGCTGCGATGAGCGACATGATCAAGATCGGCCGACGCGGCTCGCTGACCGGCAAGCTCACCATTCAGGGCGTGCAGGGCCATGTCGGCTATCCGCATCTGGCCCAGAACCCGATCCGCGGCATGGTTCGGCTGCTGGCGGCACTGGACGCGACGCCGCTCGACGCCGGCACCAAGCATTTCGACCCGAGCAATCTCGAGGTGACAACGCTCGATGTCGGCAATCCGGCGACGAACGTGATCCCGGCGCAGGCCAGGGCCGTCTTCAACATCCGCTTCAACGATCTGTGGACGCCGGAGACGCTGGCCGCCGAGATCGAGCGGCGGCTGCGCGAGGCGGCCGGCAATGCGGTGCGCTACGAGGTCAGCTTCGAGCCGACCAATGCGGTCGCCTTCCTGACCCAGCCGGGACCGTTCGTCGCCATGGTCGCGGATGCAGTCGAAGCCGAGACCGGCAAGCGCCCTGCCCTGTCGACGACCGGCGGCACCTCCGACGCCCGCTTCATCAAGAACTACTGCCCGGTGGTCGAATACGGTGTCGTCGGCCAGACCATGCACCAGATCGACGAGCGGGTCGCCACGGCCGATTTGATGACGCTGGAGCGGATCACGCATCGTTTACTGACGGATTATTTTGCCGCAGCGCGGCGCGCTTGACGGAACCGACCCTGATGCCCACAGTTTAGACGAAAGTCTAATACCGTGACGTCCGGAGGGTTGGGCCATGAGGCTTGCTGCCGACGATGTGACGCGATCGCTCGCCGCCTCCTGGCGCCTGCTGCGGGCCGACGCGAAGGCCTTGCCTGATCTCGATCTCAGCCGCGACGGCTTCTGGCGCTCCTATCTCGCGCTGGTGCTGGTCGTGCCATCGATGATCCCGGCACTGGCGGCCGAGCGCACGCTCGCCGGCCTCTCGAACAGCGGCGGGCTCTTCGACGCCCCCGGCCTCGTCGCCACCATCGTCACCGCCGAGATACTGGCGATCCTTGCAGTGCCGGCGCTGCTGGTCGGGCTCGTGCCGAACCTCACCCACAATCCGCGCTTCACCGGCTTCATCATCGCCTGGAACTGGGCCGGCATCCTCTCGGCGGCACTGATGGCGGTGCCGGCGACAGTCTTCGCGCTGGGCTGGTCGAATCCTGGCATCGCCGGCTTCCAGAGCCTCGCCTTCGCGGCGATCGTGCTGCGGCTGCGTTATTGCGTAGCGAGGGCCGCCTTTGGCGCCGAAAGCCGCGTCGCAGGGGCGATCGCCTGCGCCAGCCTGGTTGCCGATTATGCGGTGCTGAAGAGCTTCGGGCTGGCCGGATTCTGATCCGATCTCAGTAATCGACGCCGGCGAGGTAAAGCCCGGTCGGCGGCGCCAGCGCGGCGCATTGCGAGCGATCGCGCGCTACCAGCACCTTGCCGACCTTGTTCTCCGGCCAGCGCCCCATGCCGACCATCTTCAGGCAGCCGACCATGGAGCGGACCTGATGATGCAGGAAGGAACGGGCATGGACATAGGCGACGATCTCGGCCCCCTCGCGACGGCAGTCGAACCGGTCGAGCGTGCGCATCGGGCTGTTGGCCTGGCATTCGGCGGCACGGAAGGTGGTGAAGTCGTGATGGCCGAGCAGCGCCTTGGCGGCGCGGTCCATCGCCTCGTGGTCGAGCCTGACCGGGACATGCCAGACGCGGTTGGCATCGAGGGCAGGCTGCGCCCGACGGTCGAGGATGCGATAGATGTAATAACGGCGCAGCGCCGAGATGCGGGCATCGAACGTATCGGGCACCGCCTCGGCACTCAGCACCGCCACCGGCAGGCGCTTCAGCCTGGCATTGCTGGCGTCGCGCACGACATCGGTGCGCCACTCCTTGTCGAGATCGACATGGGCGACCTGATGGGTGGCGTGGACGCCGGCATCGGTGCGCCCGGCGCAATGCAGGCGCACGGCGTGGCCGCAGAAGGCCTCGATCGCTTCTTCGACACTCTGCTGTACCGACGGCCCGTTGAGCTGGCGCTGCCAGCCTGAGAAGGGCGTGCCGTCATATTCGATGACGAGCTTGTAACGCGGCATCGCTACAGCTTCGCGCCCGCCGAGAGTCGTGCCCCCCGCAGGAACTCCTGGGCGCTCATCGGCCCTTTGCCGGCGCGCTGGACCTGGAGCAGCTTCACCGCCCCGACCGCGCAGGCGACCGTGCCGTCATCGTCGAGCAGCGTGCCGGGCTCTGCCGCGCCGCCGGCGCGCGCGGTGCGCAGCAACTTCAAACGCTCCGGCCCCTTACCGAGATCGACCTCGACGAAGGCGCCCGGGAAAGGCGAGAGGCCGCGCACGACATCGTGGACCTGTTGCGCCGGCCGGTTCCAGCTCAGCTTGGCCTCGTCATTGCCGATCTTGCTGGCATAGGTGACGCCCTCTTCGGGCTGCGGCGTGAAGCGCAGGCCGCCGCGGCCGAGGGCCGGCAGCGCCCGGACCATCAGATCGGCGCCGAGCTCTGCAAGACGGTCGTGCATGTCGCCGGCCGTGGCGTTGCCGTCGATCGCCAGCGTCTCGACCATGGCGACGGGGCCGGTGTCGAGCCCCTCCTCCATCTTCATCACGCAGACGCCGGTCTCGGCATCGCCGGCCATGATGGCGCGCTGGATCGGCGCGGCGCCGCGCCAGCGCGGCAGCAGCGAAGCGTGCAGGTTGAGGCAGCCGAGCTCCGGCACCTCGAGGATCGCCTTGGGCAGGATCAGGCCATAGGCAACGACGACGGCGACATCGGCCTGGTGCGAGGCCATGATCTCGACGGCCTCAGCGGTCCTCAGCGTCTTCGGCGAGAACACCGGGATGCCGAAGCGCTCGGCCGTGACCTGAACCGGCGAGGGCCGCAGCTCCATCCCACGTCCGGCCGGCGCCGGGGCGCGGGTGTAGACGGAGACGACCTCGTGGCCCTGGCCGATGATCTCGGTCAAAGTGGGCACGGCGAAATCCGGCGTGCCCATGAAGATGACGCGCAAACTCATGCGATGACGCTGTCCATAGCTACCGGCCTGCCGTTCAGGCCGCGCTGTCCCGTTTCGCTGCCTTGGCGAAGCGCTTGGTCACGCGCTCCCGCTTCAGCCGCGACAGATAATCGATGAAGAGCACGCCGTTGAGGTGGTCGATCTCGTGCTGCAGGCAGGTGGCGAGCAGGCCGTCGGCCTCGATCTCCTGCGCCTTGCCATCGAGATCGCGATAGCTGACCTTGACCTGCGCCGGCCGCTCGACCTCCTCGTAATATTCGGGGATCGAGAGGCAGCCTTCTTCATAGGAGCTGAGCTCCTTCGAACTCCAGGTCACCTCAGGATTGATGAGGACCATCGGCTCGCGCGCCTGCTCCTCACCCTCCTCCGCCTTCTTCGAGACGTCGAGGGTGACGAGGCGGATCGGCTCGCCGATCTGGATCGCGGCCAGGCCGATTCCCGGCGCGTCGTACATCGTCTCGAGCATGTCTTCCGCCAGCTTGCGAATCTCCGGCGTGATGTCGCCGATCGGTGCGGAAACCTTGCGCAGCATCGAGTCGGGCAGGATGACGAGAGGACGGATAGCCATAGGGCGCTCGAAACAATTGTCGGGAGTTGCGGCGACATAAGCTCTTGTGGGGAAGCGGTCAAACTGTTCCGCTTTCGTTCCAGAATTGCCACGCGAATCGTGTAGGCTCCCGGGATGAACCAGATCGCCTTCGTCCTGCTGGAGCGCCCGGTGAGCTGGGCCGAGGCCACCTTCGGCTTTGCCGGGCTGACCCTTGCTTTGCTTCTGCTGGCGCTGCTCTCGTCCTGGCGCGGCTCGCGCCGGCGCGAGATGGAAGCGGCGATGGCGGCCGAGCGCGCCCGCGAAATGGATGACAAGGTCGCCGAGATGAACCGGCTGCAAGCCGAGCTCACCGGCCGGATGCAGACCATGGCCGAGATCCTCTCGACCCGGCAGGGCGACCTCGCCCGTGTCATGGCCGACCGGATGGACGGGTTGCGCCAGCAGGTCGGCGCCGGGCTGGAGCAGAATGTCCGCCAGACCAGCGAGAGCCTCGGCAAATTGCAGGAGCGGCTCGCCGTCATCGACAGCGCCCAGAAGAACCTGACCGAGCTCACCGGCGAGGTGGTGACGCTGAAGGACGTGCTTTCCAACAAGCAGGCGCGCGGCGCCTATGGCCAAGGCCGGATGGAGGCGATCATCCGCGACGGGCTTCCGGCCGCGTTCTTTTCGTTTCAGCCCACACTCTCGAGTGGCAAGCGACCGGACTGCCTGGTTACCCTGCCGGGCGACGGGCGCGGCCTCGTCATCGACGCGAAGTTCCCGCTGGAGAGCTTCACCATGCTGCGCGAAGCGCGCGGCGACGAGGCAAAGAAGCAGGCCTCGGCGCGGGTTCGCGGCGATGTCGGCCAGCACGTCAAGGACATCGCCGAGCGCTATTTCCTGCCGGGCGAGACGCAGGACATGGCGCTGCTCTTCGTGCCCTCGGAATCGATCTATGCCGACCTGCACGAGCATTTCGACGACGTCATCCAGAAGGCACATCGCGCCAGGGTGATGATCGTCTCGCCCTCGCTGCTGGCGCTAGCGATCCAGCTGATGCAGTCGCTGGTCCGCGATGCCCGCATGCGCGAGGAGGCGCAGGTGATCCAGTCGGAGGTCGGCAAACTGCTCGACGATGTCCGCCGCCTCGGCGAGCGCGTCGACAAGCTCGACAATCATTTCCGCCAGGCGCAGGACGATGTCACCCAGATCAAGACCTCGGCCGGCAAGGTCACCGGCCGGGCCGAGAGGATCGGCGCGCTCGAATTCGACGATGCTCGCCCCAACGAGCCGGCGCTGCCCTTCGCCAAAGAGGTGAAGCTGAAGGCGGCGGAGTAGGAGCCGCAACCGGTCTCAGCGTGGCCGCGGCAATTGCCGCTCGGCCTCGCCAATCAGGCTGTCCTGACCGTCGGTCGGGCCGCCGTGAAGCGCAGCGACCCGGCGCAGCATCGAAAAGAGTTCCTCGAACTCCGCCCGGTTGAGATGAGGCCGCAGCAGGTCGCGCAGATCCATTAGGGCGATCGTCTTCGAGGGAGACGCCTTCACGGCATGACGCGCCAGGACGAGGCGCTCCTCCAGATCGGCGCCGTATTCCAGCATGACGCGCATTTCGCTGCGGATCAGGTCGAGCTGCTCGGTCGTCGGCTCGCCGCGCTCATTGGCGACGAGGCACATCAGCGCGACGGCGCCGTCGCGGCTTTCCGGCAGCGTCTTCAACGCGGTGCGGCGCGCCTCGGCTTCGGCCTCGGCGCGACGCTTGCTCAGGAGCTCGCGGCGCTTCTGCTCGCTGCCGGCGCTGAGACGCTGGCTGACATATTCCATGCCGCCGCCCCAGATCATCCAGTAGATCACACCGGTGGTGATAGCGCCGACGATGGTCGCGATAATCGGCATACGCATCTCCTGTTGCGGCGCCTGCAATCGGGGCGAGCAATGCAGGACGGTTCGAGCTTGGCCTGATCAGAGCCTGTATCGCAGCTGCAGAAACGCCTTTGTGACGAGATCGGCCTTTTTACCCGCCGCGCTCCGGATGGCCGGGATGAAGCGCTCCACGCTTCGGCGAACACCTTCTCTCAACTCGATATCGACCGCCTTCAGCGTCCCGCCGGCACCCACGCAGCACACGCCTGATCCCGGCCTGCCATGGCGAGAGCACATTCCGGCGTTGAGCTGGGGCCTCCCCAGATTTGCGCCGGAGGCCTTCAGACGTGCTCGTCCAGATCGGAACGCTCATCGCCGCGACGAGCCTCGTGCAGCTCGCCAACGGCTTCTTCAACACGTTCCTGTCGC is drawn from Bosea sp. Tri-49 and contains these coding sequences:
- the rpoN gene encoding RNA polymerase factor sigma-54; translation: MAMMPRMELRQGQSLVMTPQLLQAIKLLQLSHLELQSFVEGELERNPLLERSDEAPEPGLLNGAGESPHTADAETYARAESLNTQEGMEGRLGTGLDNVFQNEQPQAARLETQGADSLPIIGGSYGGSGGSFEEGPEGFENGLTSELSLHDHLSAQLDLAITAPAERLIGSHIIDGVDDSGYLTEPLPDIAERLGVDLVRVEAVLTVVQGFDPSGVAARDVSECLAIQLRDRNRYDPAMQALIANLPLVAKRDYAALKRICGVDDEDIADMVAEIRRLDPKPGRAFGGSAAETVVPDVFIRAAPDGSWLVDLNPDTLPRVLVNQTYHARVSKVARSDADKAFIAECLQTANWLTRSLEQRARTILKVASEIVRQQDGFFAHGVEHLRPLNLKTVADAIGMHESTVSRVTSNKYLACSRGVFEMKYFFSAAIAATGYGEAHSAEAVRHRIKQMIDEEAPRDVLSDDAIVAKLKDSGIDIARRTVAKYRESLRIPSSMERRREKAAMAFAGR
- a CDS encoding DUF805 domain-containing protein, producing MSAIRLFTDLDGRIGLRQFWLGSIALALCLLAIQWGAPRLTDRHSAAMIVAFANTFALFPWAALAAKRATDRGGSSLFGILLICAIVLPRELQPLLGYAWAPSLVAISTMAWLVALIDLGLMPGINPDATLAEQEGAAKRAS
- the lptB gene encoding LPS export ABC transporter ATP-binding protein; this translates as MFTRLGGLFGKGKDKLAPEEDVQPGPIASAVGGSGILAVSGLRKTYGARNVVSEASLYVRNGEAVGLLGPNGAGKTTIFYMITGLVSADMGVISLEGNDITTLPMYQRARLGIGYLPQEASIFRGLSVEDNIRAVLEVVEPNRKKRERELDKLLDEFNIARLRKAPSIALSGGERRRCEIARALAGRPSFILLDEPFAGIDPIAVGDIQELVRQLTDRGIGVLITDHNVRETLGLVDRAYIIHSGRVLTEGSPAEIIANADVRRVYLGEDFRL
- the dapE gene encoding succinyl-diaminopimelate desuccinylase, which encodes MSPNAPALLDFDPADPIALTQALVRCPSVTPVEGGALALLGAVLSAEGFSVERPIFSEPGMPDIENLYARIGSEGPVLVIAGHTDVVPPGDLAAWTRDPFAAEIVDGVLYGRGACDMKGGLAAMVAGAIRYRRKNPQAPGSISFLVTGDEEGAAVNGTVKLLAWADQRGERFDHCLLGEPTNPAAMSDMIKIGRRGSLTGKLTIQGVQGHVGYPHLAQNPIRGMVRLLAALDATPLDAGTKHFDPSNLEVTTLDVGNPATNVIPAQARAVFNIRFNDLWTPETLAAEIERRLREAAGNAVRYEVSFEPTNAVAFLTQPGPFVAMVADAVEAETGKRPALSTTGGTSDARFIKNYCPVVEYGVVGQTMHQIDERVATADLMTLERITHRLLTDYFAAARRA
- a CDS encoding ribonuclease D codes for the protein MTIRLHRGDLPEGFQPGPILAIDTETLGLNPQRDRLCVVQLSRGDGTADVVQIPKDAPAPANLCRVLADPGVLKLFHFARFDIAALEKAFEVVTAPVYCTKIASKLVRTYTDRHGLKDLVRELLGVDLSKQQQSSDWGAETLTEAQLGYAAADVLHLHALKAKLDVMLEREGRGHLAKACFDFLPTRAELDLAGWPEVDIFAHT
- the truA gene encoding tRNA pseudouridine(38-40) synthase TruA, translating into MPRYKLVIEYDGTPFSGWQRQLNGPSVQQSVEEAIEAFCGHAVRLHCAGRTDAGVHATHQVAHVDLDKEWRTDVVRDASNARLKRLPVAVLSAEAVPDTFDARISALRRYYIYRILDRRAQPALDANRVWHVPVRLDHEAMDRAAKALLGHHDFTTFRAAECQANSPMRTLDRFDCRREGAEIVAYVHARSFLHHQVRSMVGCLKMVGMGRWPENKVGKVLVARDRSQCAALAPPTGLYLAGVDY
- a CDS encoding DNA recombination protein RmuC, whose protein sequence is MNQIAFVLLERPVSWAEATFGFAGLTLALLLLALLSSWRGSRRREMEAAMAAERAREMDDKVAEMNRLQAELTGRMQTMAEILSTRQGDLARVMADRMDGLRQQVGAGLEQNVRQTSESLGKLQERLAVIDSAQKNLTELTGEVVTLKDVLSNKQARGAYGQGRMEAIIRDGLPAAFFSFQPTLSSGKRPDCLVTLPGDGRGLVIDAKFPLESFTMLREARGDEAKKQASARVRGDVGQHVKDIAERYFLPGETQDMALLFVPSESIYADLHEHFDDVIQKAHRARVMIVSPSLLALAIQLMQSLVRDARMREEAQVIQSEVGKLLDDVRRLGERVDKLDNHFRQAQDDVTQIKTSAGKVTGRAERIGALEFDDARPNEPALPFAKEVKLKAAE
- the def gene encoding peptide deformylase; translated protein: MAIRPLVILPDSMLRKVSAPIGDITPEIRKLAEDMLETMYDAPGIGLAAIQIGEPIRLVTLDVSKKAEEGEEQAREPMVLINPEVTWSSKELSSYEEGCLSIPEYYEEVERPAQVKVSYRDLDGKAQEIEADGLLATCLQHEIDHLNGVLFIDYLSRLKRERVTKRFAKAAKRDSAA
- a CDS encoding LptA/OstA family protein, with the protein product MKPFVLALAVLIAPALATATFAQQPAAKPAKARGGAPGSPFGGMGGDSKEPIKIDANKLDVLDKDNKAVFSGNVVAVQGETTVRCSVMTVFYEGRGQGGTPKPAQPAAQGQGQGNDGAIKRIECAGPVTVVSKTQAATSDNAVFDRANNKVIMTGNVALNDGPNITRGDQLVYDTQTGVANVTSKGRVQGFFVPNSGEAGKDNKAGAKPAAAPTN
- the lptC gene encoding LPS export ABC transporter periplasmic protein LptC — encoded protein: MTLAITTPETRSPAAMRAQIRQRAFQAARRHSALVRLLRRLIPVGAVVAVVGLIVVPFFNPLRQVGNVSLGGISLSGGKVVMEAPKLAGYRKDNSPYEVTADSALQDVRNPTQIELVKMTARVLMKNEGWININAQSGHFDQQKEKLKLVDDVKIRTESGYDVRMRTADVDFKGGTVNSREPVKVNLGTTTVDADTLDVKDNGALITFEGRVHVLIENAPARSLAGPEREGSTPNLEALRSTAKP
- the fmt gene encoding methionyl-tRNA formyltransferase, coding for MSLRVIFMGTPDFAVPTLTEIIGQGHEVVSVYTRAPAPAGRGMELRPSPVQVTAERFGIPVFSPKTLRTAEAVEIMASHQADVAVVVAYGLILPKAILEVPELGCLNLHASLLPRWRGAAPIQRAIMAGDAETGVCVMKMEEGLDTGPVAMVETLAIDGNATAGDMHDRLAELGADLMVRALPALGRGGLRFTPQPEEGVTYASKIGNDEAKLSWNRPAQQVHDVVRGLSPFPGAFVEVDLGKGPERLKLLRTARAGGAAEPGTLLDDDGTVACAVGAVKLLQVQRAGKGPMSAQEFLRGARLSAGAKL